A single genomic interval of Sphingobacteriales bacterium harbors:
- a CDS encoding RidA family protein, whose amino-acid sequence MAFPEDKTPVINAANAPKPVGLYPHARRVGNLLFLSGIGPRDPNDSTTIPGLTLDKNGNFMQFDFAAQCHSVFQNVKAVLAASGANFNNLVDITVFLVNMQRDFTTFNTIYAQYFKDSPNPPCRTTVEVNSLPTPIAIELKCIAVIDD is encoded by the coding sequence ATGGCCTTTCCCGAAGATAAAACACCTGTAATTAACGCCGCAAATGCCCCTAAACCGGTAGGACTTTACCCCCACGCCCGCCGGGTGGGCAATTTACTGTTTTTATCGGGTATTGGCCCCCGCGACCCCAACGACAGCACCACTATTCCGGGCTTAACCCTCGATAAAAACGGCAATTTTATGCAGTTCGATTTTGCCGCCCAGTGCCATTCTGTGTTTCAAAATGTAAAAGCTGTTTTGGCCGCCTCGGGTGCAAATTTTAACAATTTAGTGGATATAACTGTTTTTTTGGTCAATATGCAGCGCGATTTTACCACTTTTAATACTATTTATGCCCAGTATTTTAAAGACAGCCCTAACCCACCCTGCCGTACAACTGTTGAGGTAAATAGCCTACCCACCCCTATTGCCATTGAACTAAAATGTATTGCCGTTATTGACGACTAA
- a CDS encoding carboxymuconolactone decarboxylase family protein, with the protein MQTYYNPADLAKFSKIGEFEPTLAKKFFDYYGEVFKEGALTEREKSLIALAVAHTVQCPYCIDAYTTDSLEKGADEAQMMEAIHVAAAIRGGASLVHGVQMMNKAKSLMM; encoded by the coding sequence ATGCAAACTTATTACAACCCGGCCGACCTGGCAAAATTTTCTAAAATTGGCGAATTTGAACCGACTCTGGCCAAAAAATTTTTCGATTATTACGGCGAAGTATTTAAAGAAGGGGCGCTAACCGAGCGCGAAAAAAGCCTGATTGCTTTGGCCGTAGCCCATACGGTGCAATGCCCTTATTGTATTGATGCTTACACTACCGACTCGCTCGAAAAAGGTGCCGACGAAGCCCAAATGATGGAAGCCATCCATGTAGCGGCAGCTATTCGCGGTGGGGCATCATTGGTGCATGGCGTTCAAATGATGAACAAAGCTAAATCTTTAATGATGTAA
- the efp gene encoding elongation factor P, producing the protein MASTADFFNGFTMEFKGDPWQIVEFQHVKPGKGPAFVRTRLKNLKNGKVIDNTFPSGHAITEIRIERRQYQFLYKDDMGYTFMNNETFDQVLLQEALIDAPEYLMEGQNVEIVFYADNDEPLLCELPPHVTLEVTYTEPGVRGDTATNVTKPATLASGATIRVPIFVETGTKIRVDTKTKTYLDRVKD; encoded by the coding sequence ATGGCATCTACAGCCGATTTTTTTAACGGCTTTACAATGGAATTTAAGGGCGACCCTTGGCAAATTGTAGAGTTTCAGCACGTAAAACCCGGAAAAGGCCCCGCTTTTGTACGCACCCGCCTAAAAAACCTAAAAAATGGCAAAGTAATTGACAACACTTTCCCCTCGGGGCACGCCATTACCGAAATTCGCATTGAGCGCCGCCAATACCAGTTTTTATATAAAGACGATATGGGCTACACCTTTATGAACAACGAAACATTTGACCAAGTTTTGTTGCAAGAGGCATTAATAGATGCCCCCGAATATTTAATGGAAGGTCAAAACGTTGAAATTGTATTTTACGCCGACAATGACGAACCCCTTCTTTGCGAACTTCCCCCGCACGTTACCCTTGAAGTTACCTATACCGAGCCCGGCGTGCGCGGCGATACCGCTACAAACGTAACCAAACCTGCTACATTGGCATCGGGTGCTACTATACGGGTGCCCATCTTTGTAGAAACAGGCACTAAAATTCGCGTTGATACTAAAACCAAAACCTATTTAGACCGCGTTAAGGATTAA
- a CDS encoding ketoacyl-ACP synthase III, translating to MPKTFAAITGVNAFLPNYVLTNDELSQMVETTDDWIKERTGISERRILKGKGLATSDMGAEAVRGLLAKKNLQPTDIDLLICATVTPDMVFPATANIICDKAGIKNNISFDIAAACSGFVFSLVTASQFIESGRVKRAIVVGADKMSSIANYQDRTTCILFGDAAAAVLLEACDETENIGLIDSILKTDGSGRVALHQKAGGSLNPPNFDTVLANEHYVYQDGQTVFKFAVKGMADVAEEIMLRNNLTGDDVQWLVPHQANKRIIDATARRMGLSDAKVMLNIQKYGNTTAATIPLCLWEWEPRLKRGDNIVLAAFGGGFTWGAVYLKWAYDGSDSQAAAT from the coding sequence ATGCCTAAAACGTTTGCAGCCATTACCGGCGTTAATGCCTTTTTACCAAACTACGTGCTAACCAACGACGAGCTTTCTCAAATGGTTGAAACCACCGACGATTGGATAAAAGAACGTACAGGCATAAGCGAACGCCGCATTTTAAAAGGCAAAGGCTTGGCTACCAGCGACATGGGGGCCGAAGCAGTGCGCGGGCTTTTAGCAAAAAAAAACCTACAACCCACCGACATTGACCTGTTAATTTGTGCAACGGTAACTCCCGACATGGTTTTTCCGGCAACAGCCAATATTATTTGCGACAAAGCAGGAATAAAAAACAATATAAGTTTTGATATTGCCGCCGCTTGCAGTGGATTTGTTTTTAGCTTGGTAACGGCATCGCAATTTATTGAATCGGGCAGGGTTAAACGCGCTATTGTAGTTGGAGCCGACAAAATGTCGTCTATTGCTAATTACCAAGATAGGACTACCTGTATTCTTTTTGGCGACGCCGCTGCCGCCGTTTTATTAGAAGCCTGCGATGAAACAGAAAATATAGGCCTTATCGACTCAATACTTAAAACCGATGGCTCGGGACGGGTAGCTTTACACCAAAAGGCGGGTGGCTCGCTAAACCCACCTAATTTTGATACCGTCTTAGCCAACGAGCATTATGTTTATCAAGATGGGCAAACTGTATTTAAGTTTGCCGTAAAAGGTATGGCCGATGTTGCCGAAGAAATAATGCTGCGCAACAATTTAACCGGAGATGATGTACAATGGTTAGTGCCACACCAAGCCAACAAACGCATTATAGATGCTACCGCCCGGCGCATGGGTCTTTCGGATGCCAAAGTAATGCTAAATATTCAAAAATATGGCAATACCACAGCGGCAACCATCCCGCTTTGTTTATGGGAGTGGGAACCCCGCCTTAAACGCGGCGATAATATAGTTTTGGCAGCCTTTGGCGGCGGTTTTACTTGGGGCGCTGTATATTTAAAATGGGCATACGATGGCAGCGATAGTCAAGCAGCAGCAACGTAA
- the rpmF gene encoding 50S ribosomal protein L32: MAHPKRKISKTRRDKRRTHYKAVAPTLSVCGHCGAAVLAHRVCGECGFYRGQQIFAVKQNSGENSGE, encoded by the coding sequence ATGGCACATCCTAAGCGAAAAATATCGAAAACACGCCGCGATAAGCGCCGCACCCATTACAAAGCCGTTGCCCCTACTTTATCGGTATGTGGCCATTGTGGCGCAGCCGTTTTGGCACACCGCGTTTGTGGCGAATGTGGTTTTTACCGCGGTCAGCAAATTTTTGCAGTGAAACAAAATAGTGGCGAAAATAGTGGCGAGTAA
- a CDS encoding DUF177 domain-containing protein: MKHPEETSLLLKPFLIQFSGLKEGIHHFNFKVDDAFFACFENSPIEKANLNVALNFNRRLSFLELNFTITGLIYCECDRCADPLDLAVDEKFELLVKLVQHLPANNDDPEVYYLHHEASEINIANWVYEFAALCLPMHKVHEDLPNGKSGCNPSVIAYLENIETQQNKPTAAKKKNNNNNNNKDNPEETTIDPRWAKLKNLLNED; the protein is encoded by the coding sequence TTGAAACATCCGGAGGAAACTTCGTTACTGCTTAAACCTTTTTTAATACAGTTTTCGGGCTTAAAAGAAGGTATTCACCACTTTAATTTTAAGGTGGACGATGCTTTTTTTGCCTGTTTTGAAAACTCGCCCATTGAAAAAGCCAATTTAAACGTAGCACTCAATTTTAATCGCCGCCTTAGTTTTTTGGAATTAAACTTTACAATTACCGGCCTGATTTACTGCGAGTGCGACCGCTGCGCCGACCCGCTTGACCTTGCCGTGGACGAAAAATTTGAACTGCTTGTAAAATTAGTACAACACCTGCCTGCTAATAATGACGACCCCGAAGTGTATTACCTGCACCACGAAGCAAGCGAAATAAATATTGCCAACTGGGTTTATGAGTTTGCCGCCCTTTGTTTGCCCATGCACAAAGTACACGAAGATTTGCCCAACGGAAAATCGGGATGCAACCCTTCGGTAATTGCCTATTTAGAAAACATAGAAACACAACAAAACAAACCAACTGCCGCTAAGAAGAAAAACAACAACAACAACAACAATAAAGACAATCCGGAAGAAACAACAATTGACCCGAGATGGGCAAAACTAAAAAATTTATTAAATGAAGACTAA
- a CDS encoding segregation/condensation protein A: METYQIKLDQFEGPFDLLLFFIERDELDIYDIPIAKLTEDFLAYIRDMELLNIELASEFILVAATLMHIKARMLLPRRELNEAGEPIDPRQELIDRLLEYKKYKALVATLQNMAETQSLRFNRGNAAEEQAYIAEKFNTETELEALNLYKLLQVFQKLLQQYEGRLNQPRVEMVRFSFSIEDEKKHLNHLAFKLAHQQQPLPFEQIFSDCQSRLHAIFRFLALLELIQEQLLQLQVGIGFNNFKIAAPDNETDKTPNSESGNEPEI, encoded by the coding sequence TTGGAAACCTACCAAATAAAACTTGACCAATTTGAAGGCCCCTTCGATTTGTTGTTGTTTTTTATTGAACGCGACGAATTAGATATTTACGATATTCCAATTGCCAAACTAACCGAAGATTTTTTGGCTTATATCCGCGATATGGAATTGCTTAATATTGAATTAGCCAGCGAGTTTATTTTAGTGGCCGCAACCCTAATGCATATAAAAGCCCGGATGCTGTTGCCCCGCCGCGAGCTAAACGAAGCGGGCGAGCCCATAGACCCACGACAAGAATTAATTGACCGGCTATTAGAATATAAAAAATATAAAGCCTTGGTAGCTACGCTACAAAACATGGCCGAAACACAAAGTCTGCGCTTTAACCGTGGCAATGCCGCCGAAGAACAAGCCTATATCGCCGAAAAATTTAATACCGAAACCGAACTTGAAGCGTTGAATCTATACAAACTGCTACAGGTTTTTCAAAAACTATTGCAACAGTACGAAGGCCGTCTAAACCAGCCGCGGGTCGAAATGGTGCGCTTTAGCTTTTCAATTGAAGACGAAAAAAAACACTTAAACCATTTAGCATTTAAACTTGCCCACCAACAGCAACCTCTGCCTTTTGAACAAATTTTTTCAGACTGCCAAAGCCGCCTCCATGCTATTTTTAGGTTTTTAGCCCTGCTCGAGCTTATCCAAGAGCAACTGCTGCAATTACAGGTTGGCATTGGATTTAACAATTTTAAAATAGCCGCACCTGATAATGAAACTGATAAAACACCCAATTCTGAATCCGGAAATGAACCGGAAATATAA
- the surE gene encoding 5'/3'-nucleotidase SurE, translating into MQANYNPDRLFLITNDDDVTAKGIRVLANVAAQWGRVVVVAPDRPQSAMGHAITINQPLRITKLDVFGNNIEAYACSGTPVDCVKLAVDKILPQKPNFCLSGINHGSNYSVNVIYSGTMSAAMEAAMEHIPAIGFSILDYAPDADLSAAEVWVHRILGLALNNGMPPCNLLNVNIPKLPLDEIKGYKICRQAYARWEEDFIMRQDPTGNKYYWLTGKFINLEPKATDTDVFALENGYLSVVPVQYDLTAYNDIHYLNEQW; encoded by the coding sequence TTGCAAGCAAACTACAATCCCGACCGTTTATTTTTAATTACCAACGATGACGACGTTACCGCCAAAGGTATTAGGGTATTGGCAAACGTTGCCGCACAATGGGGCCGCGTGGTGGTGGTTGCCCCCGACAGGCCACAATCGGCAATGGGGCACGCCATAACCATTAACCAACCCCTCAGAATAACAAAACTCGATGTATTTGGCAACAATATTGAAGCCTATGCCTGCTCGGGCACACCAGTTGATTGTGTTAAATTAGCAGTAGATAAAATATTACCTCAAAAACCCAATTTTTGTTTGTCGGGCATTAACCACGGAAGCAATTACTCGGTCAATGTAATATACTCTGGAACCATGTCGGCGGCTATGGAAGCAGCTATGGAGCATATACCGGCCATTGGGTTCTCTATACTCGATTACGCCCCCGACGCCGACCTAAGCGCTGCCGAGGTGTGGGTGCACCGCATTTTAGGCCTGGCCTTAAATAATGGTATGCCCCCTTGCAATTTGTTGAATGTAAATATTCCAAAACTACCCCTCGACGAAATTAAAGGCTATAAAATTTGCCGACAAGCATACGCCCGTTGGGAAGAAGATTTTATTATGCGCCAAGACCCCACAGGCAACAAATATTATTGGTTAACCGGAAAATTTATTAACCTTGAACCCAAAGCAACCGATACCGATGTATTTGCCCTCGAAAATGGCTACCTTTCGGTGGTGCCCGTGCAGTACGATTTAACAGCCTATAACGATATTCACTATTTAAACGAACAATGGTAA
- a CDS encoding PorT family protein: MKKNYLLIAFLLVATYSTCFAQKGLEIGLRVFPQATTLVNDDDFAAGDELNFKVPFKFGGGLTVGYNFTNSVGLYTGVLFSPQGTKYVNGGKTLEWEAKLNYIKIPFVVKANSNPNNGVCFLFNAGIEYGILSSATGDYSYWDGVTSSADKDIKDTFKSSALAAMMGFGAQFKFTDQILGHTMLRFDYAFGDIENPDTKTPANRTPTHPGAAGLQIGISYLLGSDN, encoded by the coding sequence ATGAAAAAAAACTACCTTTTAATTGCTTTTTTGCTCGTAGCTACCTATAGCACTTGTTTTGCCCAAAAAGGACTTGAAATTGGTTTGCGTGTTTTTCCTCAGGCAACCACCTTAGTAAACGACGACGATTTTGCCGCCGGCGACGAACTTAATTTTAAAGTGCCTTTTAAATTTGGCGGCGGGCTAACCGTTGGCTATAATTTTACCAACAGTGTAGGGCTCTATACAGGCGTATTGTTTTCGCCACAAGGCACCAAATACGTAAATGGCGGTAAAACCCTCGAGTGGGAGGCCAAACTTAACTACATAAAAATACCTTTTGTAGTAAAAGCCAATTCGAACCCCAATAATGGCGTTTGCTTTTTGTTTAACGCCGGTATAGAATACGGCATTTTAAGCAGTGCTACCGGCGACTATAGCTACTGGGACGGCGTTACCTCATCGGCAGATAAAGATATTAAAGATACCTTCAAAAGCTCGGCACTTGCCGCTATGATGGGCTTTGGGGCGCAATTTAAATTTACCGACCAAATTTTAGGCCACACCATGCTGCGCTTCGACTACGCCTTTGGTGATATTGAAAACCCCGATACTAAAACACCAGCAAACCGCACGCCTACCCACCCAGGTGCCGCCGGCTTGCAAATTGGCATAAGCTACCTGCTTGGCAGCGACAACTAA
- a CDS encoding T9SS type A sorting domain-containing protein: MPGKLRPLATLAGTLSCGSSVTSSHSGSGGWSPSSCGFTTPGQEKIYSFTATSTGIHQVNVTANNNSTYIDYFWKAASGGCNSSGWTCIDDIYSTGIYGSMSFTAGTTYYFLLDPESSGASSHTFNIVCPAVYDPCSPLAGTLSCGSSVTSTHLGSGASWNPYSCLYGTPGQERIYSFTATSTGIHQVNVTASSGGYVDYFWKIASGGCNSSGWTCIDDINSPGIYGSMSFTAGTTYYILLDPEGIGSYSHTFNIVCPASCTANAGNLTPPGTLTVCQGTSTGAFGAPTYPAPDYQGNNNGAPSPATDYFYLYLLVNPANIVMATSSNGSFSTGSLTPACYNIIGMSYRDIPADGADGLGTITPGVTDYRNITDADGTNAPWDYSPGTACMDISSPVGITVFPAIPATPVVSNTCGSALSVSALAAFSGFTAQYSFDNGAIWGTSTMSPSTVPGCYSILRRYVTSAACGSTPAGSVGPCTLPTVVNAGIFPAIPATPAVTNTCGTALFVSSLPFVTGFTAQYSFDNGSTWSTSTMSPSTVPGCYSILRRYITNTACGSTPAGSVGPCTLPAVVNAVIFPTIPATPAVTNTCASALYVQPLPFFNGFTEQYSYNNGSTWTTSNFSPTTPGCYSILRRYVTSAACGSTPAGNAGPCTLPTVVNAVVFPTIPATPPITSTCNSQPFTVPTLPAVAGFTAQYSFDNGVSWGTNNISPSSPGTYKVLRRYVLSSACGSTPAGNAGPCTLPSVVNVTISDDPTVGVVLGGGDGNQKIDFFTVAMSCKPYSWTYSITGGPVTATKTTKVLIVNHNCNNYTVTISACGCSKTFNGGTSCKEDGEIVNESFAVELYPNPVSHELTIMSNRSFVEVRLFNLSGKQVQTQVVAETFVSYLDVSDLPNGLYAAQIITSNGETSMQKIVVSK; the protein is encoded by the coding sequence TTGCCCGGCAAGCTACGACCCTTAGCAACCCTTGCGGGTACGCTTAGCTGTGGCTCAAGTGTAACCTCTTCGCATAGCGGCTCGGGTGGCTGGAGCCCAAGCTCGTGTGGTTTTACTACCCCCGGGCAAGAAAAAATTTACTCGTTTACTGCTACCTCCACAGGAATCCATCAGGTTAATGTAACGGCAAATAATAACAGTACCTATATAGACTATTTCTGGAAAGCAGCCTCAGGCGGTTGCAATAGCTCCGGATGGACTTGTATTGACGATATTTACTCAACCGGAATTTATGGCAGTATGTCATTTACCGCCGGCACTACCTACTATTTTTTACTCGACCCTGAATCATCGGGCGCTTCATCGCATACCTTTAATATTGTTTGCCCGGCAGTTTACGACCCTTGCAGCCCCTTGGCGGGTACGCTTAGCTGTGGCTCAAGTGTAACCTCTACCCACTTGGGCAGCGGTGCCAGCTGGAACCCATACTCGTGTTTATATGGTACCCCCGGGCAAGAGCGCATTTACTCGTTTACTGCTACCTCCACAGGAATCCATCAGGTTAATGTAACGGCATCAAGCGGTGGCTATGTTGATTATTTTTGGAAAATAGCCTCAGGCGGCTGCAATAGCTCCGGATGGACTTGTATTGACGATATCAATTCACCCGGAATTTATGGCAGTATGTCATTTACCGCTGGCACCACTTACTATATCCTCCTCGACCCCGAAGGAATAGGCTCATATAGCCATACCTTTAATATTGTTTGCCCGGCAAGCTGTACGGCAAATGCAGGCAATTTAACCCCACCCGGCACCCTAACTGTATGCCAGGGCACATCCACAGGGGCATTCGGAGCACCAACCTACCCCGCCCCCGATTATCAGGGAAATAATAACGGCGCACCAAGCCCTGCTACAGATTATTTTTACTTATACTTGCTTGTAAACCCTGCCAATATTGTAATGGCGACCTCTTCAAACGGTTCGTTTTCTACTGGTTCGTTAACCCCGGCCTGTTATAATATTATAGGCATGTCGTACCGCGATATACCTGCCGATGGTGCTGATGGATTGGGCACTATTACGCCCGGCGTTACCGACTACCGAAATATTACTGATGCAGATGGCACAAATGCCCCGTGGGACTATTCTCCTGGCACAGCTTGTATGGATATAAGCAGCCCCGTTGGTATAACGGTATTCCCAGCTATTCCGGCTACGCCTGTGGTTTCAAATACTTGTGGCTCGGCATTATCGGTTTCAGCTCTTGCAGCCTTTAGCGGCTTTACAGCGCAATACAGTTTCGATAATGGAGCTATCTGGGGAACAAGCACTATGTCGCCCTCTACCGTGCCGGGTTGTTACAGCATACTGCGCAGGTATGTTACCAGTGCTGCGTGCGGTAGCACTCCGGCAGGAAGTGTAGGCCCTTGTACCTTGCCCACAGTTGTAAATGCGGGGATATTCCCAGCTATTCCGGCCACACCTGCGGTTACAAATACTTGTGGTACAGCATTATTTGTTTCATCGCTTCCGTTTGTAACTGGTTTTACAGCGCAATACAGTTTCGATAATGGGTCAACGTGGTCAACAAGCACTATGTCGCCCTCTACCGTGCCGGGTTGTTACAGCATACTGCGCCGATATATTACTAATACTGCGTGCGGCAGCACTCCGGCAGGAAGTGTAGGCCCTTGTACCTTGCCCGCAGTTGTAAATGCCGTGATATTCCCAACTATTCCAGCCACTCCTGCGGTTACAAATACCTGCGCTTCGGCATTATATGTCCAGCCCCTACCATTCTTTAATGGCTTTACAGAACAATACAGTTACAATAACGGAAGTACATGGACAACAAGCAATTTTTCTCCCACCACGCCGGGCTGTTATAGCATACTGCGCAGGTATGTTACCAGTGCTGCGTGCGGTAGCACTCCGGCAGGAAATGCAGGCCCTTGCACCTTGCCAACAGTTGTAAATGCGGTGGTATTCCCAACTATTCCGGCCACACCCCCTATTACGAGTACCTGTAACAGCCAGCCGTTTACCGTACCAACCTTACCTGCAGTTGCCGGCTTCACTGCCCAATACAGTTTCGATAATGGAGTTAGCTGGGGAACAAACAATATTTCGCCGTCATCTCCGGGTACCTATAAAGTATTAAGGCGTTATGTGCTAAGTTCGGCATGTGGCAGCACTCCGGCCGGTAACGCTGGTCCTTGCACCTTACCTTCGGTTGTAAATGTAACCATTAGTGACGACCCAACCGTGGGAGTTGTTTTAGGTGGTGGAGATGGGAACCAAAAAATTGACTTTTTCACTGTTGCAATGAGTTGCAAGCCCTATTCATGGACTTATAGCATAACCGGAGGTCCGGTTACGGCTACAAAAACTACTAAAGTGTTAATAGTAAACCATAACTGCAACAACTATACGGTAACAATTAGTGCTTGTGGCTGTTCTAAAACATTTAACGGCGGTACAAGTTGTAAAGAAGATGGTGAAATTGTTAACGAATCATTCGCGGTTGAGTTATATCCTAACCCCGTTAGTCATGAACTTACCATTATGTCGAACCGTTCGTTTGTTGAAGTTAGATTGTTTAACCTTAGTGGCAAACAAGTACAGACGCAAGTTGTAGCTGAGACCTTTGTTAGCTATTTAGATGTAAGCGATTTGCCAAATGGCTTATATGCTGCGCAAATAATAACAAGTAATGGCGAAACATCTATGCAAAAAATAGTTGTAAGCAAATAG
- a CDS encoding c-type cytochrome, translated as MRKLVRILKWSGLLLVVAILCLFVAGSILYNKKYDAPIPDLHASKDSLVISKGKHLVFTTAHCVECHFKPGDSLKVVSGEEVDMAGGGFPFKFPGGVFYASNISSDKETGIGNYTDGEIARMLRYGIKRDGSVLIPAMEYQNLSDEDIIAIISYLRTLPPVVHKVPENDFNLLGKAILAFLIRPVNPKSTPPVKVLTDTTVEYGHYIAENVSNCKGCHTERSQNTGEYIGEELAGGLFEPVENDPTKLIFAPNLTPDPQTGHIYNWSFEQFKNRFVKGKLIPQSPMPWGQFKNMNETELLAIWKYLHSVKPVQKKIGAVIQDAK; from the coding sequence ATGAGAAAACTTGTACGCATCCTTAAATGGTCAGGTCTTTTGCTTGTCGTAGCTATTTTATGTCTGTTTGTTGCCGGCAGTATTCTTTACAATAAAAAGTACGACGCACCAATTCCCGACCTTCATGCCTCTAAAGATAGTTTGGTTATTAGCAAGGGGAAACACCTTGTTTTTACAACTGCGCACTGCGTGGAATGCCATTTTAAGCCGGGAGATTCGTTAAAAGTAGTATCAGGCGAAGAAGTTGACATGGCCGGCGGTGGATTCCCATTTAAATTTCCCGGAGGGGTATTTTACGCTTCTAATATCAGCAGTGATAAAGAAACCGGAATAGGCAATTATACAGACGGTGAAATTGCACGTATGTTGCGCTACGGAATAAAACGCGATGGTAGTGTTTTAATTCCCGCAATGGAGTATCAAAATCTGAGCGATGAGGATATAATCGCAATCATTTCTTATTTAAGGACACTGCCCCCCGTTGTGCACAAAGTACCAGAAAATGATTTTAATCTTTTGGGCAAAGCCATACTTGCATTTCTTATTCGCCCCGTTAATCCAAAAAGTACCCCACCTGTAAAAGTATTGACCGACACTACCGTTGAATACGGCCATTATATTGCCGAAAATGTCAGTAATTGTAAGGGTTGCCATACCGAAAGAAGTCAAAATACAGGCGAATATATTGGTGAAGAATTAGCGGGTGGGCTTTTTGAACCGGTAGAGAACGACCCTACAAAATTAATTTTTGCACCCAACCTCACTCCCGACCCCCAGACCGGACATATTTATAATTGGTCGTTCGAGCAATTTAAAAATCGGTTTGTAAAAGGCAAATTAATACCGCAATCACCCATGCCATGGGGACAGTTCAAAAATATGAACGAAACAGAACTACTCGCAATATGGAAATACCTGCATTCAGTTAAACCCGTGCAGAAAAAAATTGGTGCGGTTATTCAAGATGCCAAATAA
- a CDS encoding right-handed parallel beta-helix repeat-containing protein — protein MRSPIVWACLLLLAINAPQILQATTWNVGPSYTYKTPCAVANLVNANDTVLIEPATYVADVCHWYDDNLYISGHNGMAVLDANFTSAGGKAIWVIKGKNCTVEHVEFTKCTVPDQNGAGIRAEGEDLTLRYCYFHHNEMGILTSNDGISDFLFEYCEFANNGYGDGYSHNIYVGKVNSLTMRYCYSHASLTGHCVKSRAKHNYLYYNRVTDEEGEPSYTIDLPNGGQSVLIGNLIQQGPDSPNGGIISYGAEGLENPVSEFVMVNNTVVNQKGSGTFVYLKSGTALFKAWNNLFLGPGTWTNGTATTIDTAYNWRLTDINAAGLEDYPNFNYRLTQNSWAVDKGADPGTYADTIDLTPTLEYLHPTNHEPRTQINTIDMGCYEYCQIDPIISPQNNTACQNTSATYSTQVINGALYNWTVTNGSILSGQGTATVTILWGNSGPGAVDVTITAY, from the coding sequence TTGCGCTCCCCGATAGTTTGGGCTTGTTTATTGTTGCTGGCTATAAATGCGCCCCAAATATTACAAGCTACAACCTGGAACGTTGGCCCATCGTACACCTACAAAACACCATGCGCCGTAGCCAATTTGGTAAATGCTAACGATACCGTGTTAATTGAACCCGCTACTTATGTGGCCGATGTTTGCCACTGGTACGATGATAATTTGTACATTTCTGGCCATAATGGCATGGCCGTTTTAGATGCCAATTTTACCTCGGCAGGCGGAAAAGCAATATGGGTAATAAAAGGTAAAAATTGTACGGTTGAACATGTTGAGTTTACCAAATGCACTGTTCCGGATCAAAACGGGGCGGGCATACGCGCCGAAGGCGAAGACTTAACCCTTCGGTACTGCTATTTTCATCATAACGAAATGGGCATTTTAACCAGCAATGATGGCATCAGCGATTTTTTATTTGAATATTGCGAGTTTGCCAACAATGGGTATGGAGACGGTTACTCGCACAATATATATGTAGGCAAAGTAAACAGTTTAACCATGCGCTACTGCTACAGCCATGCCAGCCTAACCGGACACTGTGTAAAGTCGAGGGCAAAACATAACTATTTATACTATAACCGAGTTACCGACGAAGAGGGCGAGCCCAGCTACACTATTGACCTACCCAACGGCGGGCAATCGGTATTAATAGGCAATTTAATTCAACAAGGGCCCGACTCGCCCAACGGCGGCATTATTAGCTACGGCGCCGAGGGTTTAGAGAACCCTGTTTCCGAATTTGTAATGGTAAATAATACGGTTGTAAACCAAAAAGGCAGCGGTACCTTTGTCTATTTAAAATCCGGAACTGCCCTGTTTAAGGCATGGAACAACTTATTTTTAGGTCCCGGAACCTGGACAAACGGCACCGCCACCACCATTGACACCGCTTATAACTGGCGACTAACTGATATTAATGCCGCCGGCCTTGAAGATTACCCCAACTTTAACTATAGACTGACCCAAAATAGCTGGGCTGTTGATAAAGGTGCCGACCCCGGCACCTACGCCGATACCATTGATTTAACCCCAACCCTTGAATATTTACATCCGACAAACCACGAGCCCCGCACCCAAATAAACACCATAGATATGGGCTGCTACGAGTATTGCCAAATAGACCCCATAATTAGCCCCCAAAACAATACTGCCTGCCAAAATACTTCGGCCACTTATAGCACACAAGTAATTAATGGCGCACTTTACAACTGGACGGTTACCAATGGCAGTATTTTAAGCGGACAAGGAACGGCAACGGTAACCATTTTGTGGGGAAACTCCGGCCCAGGAGCGGTTGATGTAACTATTACCGCTTATTAA